TTCTCTAATCTGACTTCATATATCATTGACTCTATCCCAGACTCAATTGTTTCATAATACTGAATAACTGCTTTTTGTAATCGTCTTGATTCACAAACAGCGACCGCAAGGTAAGGACTTATTTTATCGAGTTGCTTGTGGATTGTAATGGGGTCATGCTGACGTGTGCCGGTCAAGTTACCGCTATGGCTATCTACACTCTGCCTGACACCAAAACTGCTATTCATTATTTCGATAGCACCTTCCCTCCCTTGTACCATACAATCACCTTTTATCTGTGTTCCACTCTCATCATACAGAAACAAATATGCGGGCAATGACATCATAAACCTCCTGTGTTGGTTAATTGTCCGTTGTTATCAATGAAAAAATCATGAGTGTA
This portion of the Erwinia sp. E602 genome encodes:
- a CDS encoding type VI secretion system tube protein TssD — translated: MSLPAYLFLYDESGTQIKGDCMVQGREGAIEIMNSSFGVRQSVDSHSGNLTGTRQHDPITIHKQLDKISPYLAVAVCESRRLQKAVIQYYETIESGIESMIYEVRLENIVISSVDFTHVYYPGSSSPNMHEVVGIRFKSIEWYYKKGNITYSDSWMKKK